In Rhodothermus sp., one DNA window encodes the following:
- a CDS encoding DUF4249 family protein — MPRVFWCILIGMFGWAACDQVAPVSFTPEYVVESYQIAGEPLQPVWLTRTMPLDAVYVPDSVWVRGAQVRIALLDAQGLPERWYPYTEHPDTPGYYVPVPLVQGVRVRPLRTYRLEARMPDGTLLTAETTVPDTFRVLGANLDSVRYQSEVRLELFMTRSEYPGRQAVYIITTEALEPTEENLTPLGRALYEDSTFTLEELRVSGSPILNEANYREMPDGTLRLRLPWLAVLFYGPNRVTISALDDNLYDLIRTQSVQHGGSTLSPGEIPAVLEHVSGGRGVFGSYARVQYTFIVGR; from the coding sequence ATGCCTCGTGTTTTCTGGTGCATACTGATTGGGATGTTCGGGTGGGCTGCCTGCGATCAGGTAGCACCCGTTTCATTCACGCCGGAGTACGTGGTCGAGTCGTACCAGATCGCGGGAGAGCCGTTGCAGCCGGTATGGCTGACGCGGACAATGCCGCTTGATGCAGTCTATGTGCCCGACTCGGTATGGGTACGCGGGGCGCAGGTACGCATTGCGCTGTTAGACGCGCAGGGCTTGCCCGAACGCTGGTATCCATATACGGAGCATCCAGACACCCCCGGCTACTATGTGCCGGTTCCTCTGGTACAAGGGGTGCGCGTGCGGCCGTTGCGCACCTACCGGCTGGAGGCCCGAATGCCCGACGGAACCTTATTGACGGCCGAAACGACAGTACCCGACACTTTTCGAGTGTTAGGCGCCAATCTTGACTCCGTGCGCTATCAGAGCGAAGTGCGCCTGGAACTGTTCATGACCCGTAGCGAGTATCCCGGCCGCCAGGCCGTCTACATCATCACCACCGAGGCGTTGGAGCCGACCGAAGAGAATCTGACCCCACTGGGGCGCGCGCTCTACGAAGACAGCACCTTTACGCTCGAGGAGCTGCGCGTAAGTGGATCGCCTATTCTGAATGAGGCCAACTACAGGGAAATGCCTGACGGGACGCTCCGACTACGGTTACCCTGGCTGGCTGTGCTCTTCTACGGACCCAACCGCGTGACGATTAGCGCGCTGGACGACAACCTGTATGACCTGATCCGAACCCAGTCTGTACAGCACGGGGGCTCGACCCTATCGCCTGGAGAGATCCCGGCTGTTCTGGAACATGTCTCGGGGGGACGGGGCGTTTTTGGGAGCTATGCGCGGGTGCAGTATACGTTTATCGTCGGACGTTGA